A stretch of the Serratia marcescens genome encodes the following:
- a CDS encoding glutathione peroxidase, producing the protein MFTSQEGKKVPQVTFHTRQGDQWIDVTTDDLFKNKTVIVFSLPGAFTPTCSSSHLPRYNELSSVFKQHGVDGILCVSVNDTFVMNAWKADQHAENITFVPDGNGEFTKGMNMLVEKADLGFGPRSWRYSMLVRDGVVEKMFVEPNKPGDPFEVSDADTMLKYLAPEFKVQESVSLFTKPGCPFCAKAKQMLQERGIQYEEIVLGKDATTVSLRAVSGRATVPQVFIGGRHIGGSDDLETFLSA; encoded by the coding sequence ATGTTTACCAGTCAAGAAGGCAAGAAAGTTCCTCAGGTTACTTTCCACACCCGTCAGGGCGACCAATGGATTGATGTGACCACTGATGACCTGTTCAAAAACAAAACCGTTATCGTGTTCTCGTTGCCGGGCGCGTTTACGCCAACCTGTTCTTCGAGCCATCTGCCGCGCTACAACGAGCTGTCCAGCGTATTCAAGCAGCACGGCGTCGACGGCATTCTGTGCGTCTCGGTGAACGACACCTTCGTGATGAACGCCTGGAAGGCCGATCAGCATGCGGAAAACATCACCTTCGTGCCGGACGGCAACGGTGAATTCACCAAAGGCATGAACATGCTGGTCGAGAAAGCGGATCTGGGCTTTGGCCCACGTTCATGGCGCTACTCGATGCTGGTGCGCGACGGCGTGGTCGAGAAAATGTTCGTCGAGCCGAACAAGCCGGGCGACCCGTTTGAAGTGTCCGACGCCGACACCATGCTGAAATACCTGGCGCCGGAATTCAAAGTGCAGGAATCGGTCTCCCTGTTCACCAAGCCGGGCTGCCCATTCTGCGCCAAAGCCAAGCAGATGCTGCAAGAGCGCGGCATTCAGTATGAAGAGATCGTACTGGGCAAAGACGCCACCACCGTCAGCCTGCGCGCCGTCAGCGGCCGCGCCACGGTGCCGCAAGTGTTCATCGGCGGCCGTCACATCGGTGGCAGCGACGATCTGGAAACTTTCCTGTCAGCTTAA
- a CDS encoding dihydrolipoyl dehydrogenase has product MKLLNVDVAVIGGGTAGLGAYRAAKLSTPSVVMIEGGPYGTTCARVGCMPSKLLIAAAEAVHQIERAPGFGVHPTGKTRIDGREMMARVKRERDRFVGFVLEGVDEIPAGDKIQGYARFIDDNTLQVDEHTRIVAQRIVIATGSRPSWPAPWNELGDRLIVNDDLFNWDDLPQSVAVFGPGVIGLELGQALHRLGVDTKVFGIGGAVGPLTDSAVRDYAAKALGEEFYLDADVKVEMMQREGDKVFIRYQDLQGQPQEILVDYVLAATGRRPNVDRLGLDNTGLQLDARGVPLADRLTMQTSVPHIFIAGDASNQLPLLHEASDQARIAGANAGSFPEINPGLRRSAISVVFSDPQIAMVGSTFRELSEKFSACGCFEVGNVSFENQGRSRVMLRNKGILHVYGEQGTGRFLGAEMIGPDAEHIAHLLAWAHQQQMTVDQMLDMPFYHPVIEEGLRTALRDLQAKLKLGVTEIERCQRCPGE; this is encoded by the coding sequence ATGAAACTGTTGAACGTTGATGTCGCGGTCATCGGCGGCGGCACCGCAGGGCTCGGCGCCTATCGCGCGGCCAAACTGTCTACCCCCAGCGTGGTGATGATCGAAGGCGGGCCTTACGGCACCACCTGCGCGCGCGTTGGCTGTATGCCATCCAAGTTGCTGATCGCCGCTGCCGAAGCGGTGCATCAAATCGAACGCGCGCCGGGCTTTGGCGTGCACCCAACCGGTAAAACCCGCATCGACGGGCGCGAAATGATGGCGCGCGTCAAGCGCGAACGCGATCGCTTCGTCGGCTTCGTGCTGGAAGGCGTGGACGAGATCCCGGCCGGCGACAAAATTCAGGGCTATGCCCGGTTTATCGACGACAACACGCTGCAGGTCGATGAGCATACGCGCATCGTGGCGCAGCGCATCGTGATCGCCACCGGTTCTCGCCCCAGCTGGCCGGCGCCGTGGAACGAACTGGGCGATCGTCTGATCGTCAACGACGATCTGTTCAATTGGGATGATTTGCCACAGTCCGTCGCGGTATTCGGCCCCGGCGTCATCGGGCTGGAGCTGGGGCAAGCGCTGCACCGCCTCGGCGTCGACACCAAGGTCTTCGGCATCGGCGGCGCGGTTGGGCCGCTGACCGACAGCGCCGTGCGCGATTACGCCGCCAAAGCGCTGGGGGAAGAGTTCTACCTCGACGCCGACGTGAAGGTAGAGATGATGCAGCGCGAAGGCGACAAGGTGTTTATCCGCTATCAGGATTTGCAGGGCCAACCGCAGGAGATCCTGGTGGACTACGTGCTGGCCGCCACCGGCCGCCGCCCCAACGTCGATCGGCTGGGTCTCGACAACACCGGCCTGCAGCTCGACGCCCGAGGCGTGCCGCTGGCCGACCGCCTGACGATGCAAACCAGCGTGCCGCATATTTTCATCGCCGGCGACGCCAGCAACCAGCTGCCGCTGCTGCATGAGGCCAGCGATCAGGCGCGCATCGCCGGCGCCAACGCCGGCAGCTTCCCAGAGATCAATCCGGGCCTGCGCCGCAGCGCGATTTCGGTGGTGTTCTCCGATCCGCAGATCGCCATGGTCGGCTCAACCTTCCGCGAGCTGAGCGAGAAGTTCAGCGCCTGCGGCTGCTTTGAAGTGGGCAACGTCTCGTTTGAGAATCAGGGCCGCTCGCGGGTGATGCTGCGCAACAAGGGCATTCTGCACGTCTACGGCGAGCAAGGCACTGGCCGTTTCCTCGGCGCGGAAATGATCGGCCCAGACGCCGAGCACATCGCACACCTGCTGGCCTGGGCGCACCAGCAGCAGATGACCGTCGATCAGATGCTGGACATGCCGTTCTATCACCCGGTGATTGAAGAAGGCTTGCGCACCGCGCTGCGCGATCTGCAGGCGAAGCTCAAACTCGGCGTGACCGAAATCGAGCGCTGCCAGCGCTGTCCGGGCGAATAA
- the btuB gene encoding TonB-dependent vitamin B12 receptor BtuB yields the protein MTITKNTLLAVVSSVTAFSGWAQDNTTATNGDNLVVTANRFPQPVSSVLAPTSIVTRNDIDRWQAKSLTDVMRRLPGVDISQNGGLGQQSSLFIRGTNSSHVLVLIDGIRLNQAGVSGSSDLSQIPISLVQKVEYIRGPRSAVYGSDAIGGVVNIITTREKNGTTLSAGVGSNGYQSYDASTQQQLGDSTVATVAGNYTYTKGYNVVANLPDSFGNPAQPDRDGFMSKSLYGGIEHKFNEAFSGFVRGYGYDNRTAYDGNYSYADPAHLDALPDTRQLYSQSWDSGLRYQDGIYAAQLIASYSHTKDYNYDPKYGPYSASATLDDSTQYNVQWGNTFQVAQGHISTGVDWQNQKIEPGTAYITDSKSQRNTGLYLTAQQQVDAFTLEGAVRGDDNSQFGWHGTWQTSVAWEFVEGYRAIASYGTAFKAPNLGQQYGSFGGNPDLKPEESKQWEGGFEGLTGPVTWRVTGYRNDIDNLISYASSGSGSAYYNVNQARIKGIEATASFDTGPLTHQIGYDYVDPRNAKTNEVLLRRAKQQVKYELDWQLYDFDWAVTYQYLGERYDGDYSGYTTRTVKLGGVSLWDLAVSYPVTSHLTVRGRIANLFDKDYETAYGYATPGREYYLTGSYTF from the coding sequence ATGACAATTACAAAAAATACGCTGCTGGCGGTGGTCTCCTCCGTCACGGCTTTTTCTGGATGGGCGCAAGACAACACGACAGCCACGAATGGCGATAACCTGGTGGTGACCGCCAACCGCTTCCCGCAGCCGGTTTCTTCCGTGCTGGCGCCGACTTCCATCGTCACCCGCAACGATATCGATCGCTGGCAGGCCAAGAGCCTGACCGACGTGATGCGCCGCCTGCCGGGCGTGGATATTTCGCAGAATGGCGGCCTGGGGCAACAAAGTTCGCTGTTTATTCGCGGCACCAACTCCAGCCATGTGCTGGTGCTAATTGACGGCATTCGTCTTAATCAGGCGGGCGTCAGCGGCTCTTCCGATCTCAGCCAAATCCCGATTTCGCTGGTGCAGAAAGTCGAATACATTCGCGGCCCGCGTTCGGCGGTGTACGGCTCCGACGCCATCGGCGGCGTGGTCAACATCATCACCACCCGCGAAAAGAACGGCACTACGCTCTCCGCAGGCGTCGGTTCCAACGGCTATCAGTCCTATGACGCGTCGACCCAGCAACAGCTTGGCGACAGCACCGTGGCGACGGTGGCAGGGAATTACACCTATACCAAAGGATATAATGTAGTGGCTAATTTGCCGGACAGCTTCGGCAATCCGGCGCAGCCTGACCGCGACGGTTTCATGAGCAAATCTCTGTATGGCGGCATTGAGCACAAGTTCAATGAGGCGTTCAGCGGCTTTGTTCGTGGCTATGGTTATGACAATCGCACGGCTTATGACGGTAATTACAGTTATGCGGATCCGGCACATTTGGATGCGTTGCCCGACACTCGCCAACTCTATAGCCAAAGTTGGGATAGCGGTCTGCGCTATCAGGACGGCATCTATGCTGCGCAGTTGATCGCGAGCTATAGCCATACCAAAGACTATAACTATGATCCCAAATACGGCCCTTATTCTGCATCTGCAACCCTGGATGATTCCACGCAATACAATGTGCAGTGGGGCAATACGTTCCAGGTTGCTCAAGGCCATATCAGTACGGGTGTCGATTGGCAGAATCAAAAAATCGAGCCGGGTACGGCTTACATCACTGATAGCAAGAGCCAACGTAATACCGGGCTTTATCTGACGGCGCAGCAACAAGTGGATGCCTTTACTTTGGAAGGTGCGGTGCGCGGTGACGATAACTCGCAGTTTGGTTGGCATGGTACTTGGCAAACCAGCGTGGCTTGGGAGTTTGTTGAGGGCTATCGTGCCATCGCGTCTTATGGTACTGCGTTTAAAGCGCCGAATTTGGGGCAACAGTACGGCAGCTTTGGCGGCAACCCAGATTTGAAACCGGAAGAAAGCAAACAGTGGGAAGGGGGATTTGAGGGGCTGACCGGCCCGGTTACCTGGCGCGTCACCGGTTATCGCAATGATATAGATAATCTGATCAGCTATGCATCAAGCGGTTCAGGTTCTGCCTATTACAATGTTAATCAGGCAAGGATTAAAGGTATTGAGGCAACGGCGTCTTTTGATACCGGCCCGTTGACGCACCAGATTGGCTATGACTATGTCGATCCTCGCAACGCCAAGACCAACGAAGTGCTGCTGCGCCGTGCCAAACAGCAGGTGAAATATGAGCTGGACTGGCAGTTGTATGACTTTGACTGGGCGGTAACCTACCAGTATCTGGGAGAGCGCTACGACGGTGATTACAGCGGCTACACTACGCGTACGGTTAAACTTGGCGGCGTGAGCCTGTGGGATCTCGCAGTTTCGTATCCGGTCACATCTCATCTGACAGTTCGTGGTAGAATTGCCAACCTGTTTGATAAAGATTATGAGACGGCCTATGGCTACGCTACTCCAGGAAGAGAATATTACCTCACTGGAAGCTATACCTTCTAA
- the trmA gene encoding tRNA (uridine(54)-C5)-methyltransferase TrmA codes for MTPENLPIERYDDQLAEKVARLKTLMSPFAAPEPEVFRSPVDHYRMRAEFRIWHDADDMYHIMFDQQTKQRIRVDRFPAASELINRLMSALIAALKPEPILRHKLFQIDYLSTQSGKIIASLLYHRKLDDVWQRRAEQLRDELRAQGFDLQLIGRASKTKIMLDQDYVDEVLPVAGRDMIYRQVENSFTQPNAAMNVQMLEWALAVTAGSKGDLLELYCGNGNFSLALARNFERVLATEIAKPSVAAAQYNIAANHIDNVQIIRMAAEDFTQAMNGVREFNRLKGIDLSGYNCETIFVDPPRSGLDAETVKMVQAYPRILYISCNPETLCANLETLQTTHRVSRLALFDQFPYTHHMECGVLLEKHR; via the coding sequence ATGACGCCCGAGAATTTGCCTATTGAACGTTACGATGACCAACTGGCGGAGAAAGTCGCCCGCCTGAAGACGTTGATGTCACCGTTCGCGGCGCCCGAGCCGGAAGTGTTCCGCTCGCCAGTCGACCACTACCGCATGCGCGCCGAATTCCGCATCTGGCACGACGCGGACGACATGTACCACATCATGTTCGATCAGCAGACCAAGCAGCGTATTCGCGTCGATCGGTTCCCTGCCGCCAGCGAACTGATCAACCGCCTGATGAGCGCCCTGATCGCCGCACTGAAACCGGAGCCGATCCTGCGTCACAAGCTGTTCCAGATCGATTATCTGTCGACGCAAAGCGGCAAAATCATCGCCTCGCTGCTGTACCACCGCAAGCTGGATGACGTTTGGCAACGGCGCGCCGAGCAGCTGCGCGACGAACTGCGCGCTCAGGGTTTCGATCTGCAACTGATCGGCCGGGCGTCGAAGACCAAAATCATGCTCGACCAGGATTATGTTGACGAAGTGCTGCCGGTCGCCGGCCGCGACATGATCTACCGCCAGGTGGAGAACAGCTTTACTCAGCCCAACGCGGCCATGAACGTGCAGATGCTGGAATGGGCGCTGGCGGTGACCGCCGGTTCCAAAGGCGATTTGCTGGAGCTGTATTGCGGCAACGGCAACTTCTCGCTGGCGCTGGCGCGCAATTTCGAGCGCGTGCTGGCGACCGAGATCGCCAAACCGTCGGTGGCGGCGGCGCAATACAACATCGCTGCCAACCATATCGACAATGTGCAGATCATCCGCATGGCGGCAGAAGACTTCACTCAGGCAATGAACGGAGTGCGCGAATTCAACCGATTGAAAGGCATCGATCTGAGCGGCTACAACTGCGAGACGATTTTCGTCGATCCGCCGCGCAGTGGGCTGGATGCTGAAACGGTGAAGATGGTGCAGGCTTACCCGCGCATTCTGTATATCTCATGCAACCCGGAAACGCTGTGCGCCAATCTGGAAACGCTGCAGACCACGCACCGGGTCAGCCGCCTGGCGCTGTTCGATCAGTTCCCGTATACCCATCACATGGAATGCGGCGTGCTGCTGGAAAAGCACCGCTGA
- the murI gene encoding glutamate racemase, giving the protein MATLLQEENITSLEAIPSNSTATPRPTVLVFDSGVGGLSVYQEIRQLLPDLHYIYAFDNVAFPYGEKSEEFIVERVLEIVGAVQQRHPLAIVVIACNTASTVSLPALRERFSFPVVGVVPAIKPAARLTVNGIVGLLATRGTVQRSYTHELISRFATDCKIELLGSSELVELAEAKLHGEAVPLPVLKKILHPWLSMREPPDTVVLGCTHFPLLAEELMQVLPEGTRLVDSGAAIARRTAWLISTQENLVSSQEENLAYCMALNEDTDALLPVLQGYGFKSLKKLPL; this is encoded by the coding sequence ATGGCTACGCTACTCCAGGAAGAGAATATTACCTCACTGGAAGCTATACCTTCTAACAGTACCGCCACACCTCGCCCGACGGTGCTGGTTTTCGATTCCGGCGTCGGCGGGCTGTCGGTATATCAGGAGATTCGGCAGTTGCTGCCGGATCTCCACTATATATACGCTTTCGACAACGTGGCGTTCCCCTACGGCGAGAAGTCCGAAGAGTTTATCGTTGAGCGCGTACTGGAGATTGTCGGCGCGGTGCAGCAGCGGCATCCTCTGGCGATTGTCGTCATTGCCTGCAACACCGCCAGCACCGTTTCCTTGCCGGCCCTGCGCGAGCGTTTCAGTTTCCCGGTCGTGGGCGTGGTGCCCGCCATCAAGCCTGCCGCCCGTCTTACCGTCAACGGCATTGTCGGCCTGTTGGCGACCCGCGGCACCGTACAGCGCAGCTACACCCACGAACTGATTTCCCGTTTTGCTACCGACTGCAAGATTGAACTGCTGGGCTCTTCAGAGCTGGTGGAGCTGGCGGAGGCCAAGCTGCACGGCGAAGCCGTGCCGTTGCCGGTGCTGAAGAAGATCCTGCATCCGTGGCTGAGCATGCGCGAGCCGCCGGATACCGTCGTGCTGGGCTGTACCCATTTCCCTCTATTAGCTGAAGAGCTGATGCAGGTGTTGCCGGAAGGCACCCGGCTGGTGGATTCCGGCGCAGCGATTGCCCGTCGTACCGCCTGGCTCATCTCGACGCAGGAAAATCTGGTCTCAAGCCAGGAAGAGAATCTGGCGTATTGCATGGCGTTAAATGAAGATACTGACGCTTTATTACCCGTTTTGCAGGGCTACGGCTTTAAATCGTTGAAAAAACTGCCACTTTAA
- the fabR gene encoding HTH-type transcriptional repressor FabR, which yields MGVRAQQKERTRRSLIEAAFSQLSAERSFASLSLREVSREAGIAPTSFYRHFRDVDELGLTMVDESGLMLRQLMRQARQRIAKGGSVIRTSVSTFMEFIGNNPNAFRLLLRERSGTSAAFRAAVAREIQHFIAELADYLELENHMPRSFTEAQAEAMVTIVFSAGAEALDIDVEQRQQLEERLVLQLRMISKGAYYWYRREQEKASVSHV from the coding sequence ATGGGCGTCAGAGCACAACAAAAAGAACGGACTCGTCGTTCCCTGATCGAAGCCGCATTCAGCCAGCTGAGCGCCGAACGCAGCTTCGCCAGCCTGAGCCTGCGGGAAGTTTCACGCGAGGCGGGCATCGCGCCCACGTCGTTTTACCGCCATTTCCGCGATGTGGATGAGCTGGGGCTGACCATGGTGGACGAAAGCGGCCTGATGCTGCGTCAGTTGATGCGCCAGGCGCGCCAACGCATCGCCAAGGGCGGCAGCGTGATCCGCACCTCGGTGTCCACCTTTATGGAATTTATCGGCAACAACCCGAATGCCTTCCGTCTGCTGTTGCGCGAGCGTTCCGGTACGTCGGCGGCATTCCGTGCGGCGGTGGCGCGCGAGATCCAGCATTTCATCGCCGAATTGGCGGACTACCTCGAGTTGGAAAACCACATGCCGCGCAGCTTTACCGAAGCGCAGGCGGAGGCGATGGTCACCATCGTGTTCAGCGCCGGCGCGGAAGCGCTGGATATCGACGTCGAGCAGCGGCAGCAGTTGGAAGAACGGCTGGTGCTGCAACTGCGGATGATCTCCAAAGGGGCGTATTACTGGTATCGCCGCGAACAAGAAAAAGCTTCTGTGTCCCACGTATAA
- the oxyR gene encoding DNA-binding transcriptional regulator OxyR has protein sequence MNIRDLEYLVALAEHRHFRRAADSCHVSQPTLSGQIRKLEDELGVMLLERTSRKVLFTQAGLLLVEQARTVLREVKVLKEMASQQGEAMSGPLHIGLIPTVGPYLLPQIIPTLHKTFPKLEMYLHEAQTQQLLAQLDSGKLDCAILALVKETEAFIEVPLFDEPMKLAVYSDHPWAQRERVAMPDLAGEKLLMLEDGHCLRDQAMGFCFQAGADEDTHFRATSLETLRNMVAAGSGITLLPSLAVPPQRERDGVCYLDCYKPEPKRTIALVYRPGSPLRSRYEQLAEAIREHMQGYIDNALKQAV, from the coding sequence ATGAATATTCGTGATTTAGAGTATCTGGTCGCCTTGGCCGAGCACCGGCACTTCCGCCGTGCGGCCGATTCATGCCATGTGAGCCAGCCCACGCTGAGCGGGCAGATCCGCAAGCTGGAAGACGAGTTGGGCGTCATGCTGCTCGAGCGCACCAGCCGCAAGGTGCTGTTCACCCAGGCGGGTCTGCTGCTGGTGGAGCAGGCGCGTACCGTGCTGCGCGAAGTGAAAGTATTGAAGGAGATGGCCAGCCAGCAGGGCGAAGCCATGTCCGGGCCGCTGCACATCGGCCTGATCCCGACCGTGGGGCCTTATCTGCTGCCGCAGATCATCCCGACGCTGCACAAAACCTTCCCGAAACTGGAAATGTACCTGCACGAAGCGCAAACCCAGCAACTGCTGGCGCAACTCGACAGCGGCAAACTGGACTGCGCCATTCTGGCGCTGGTGAAAGAAACCGAGGCATTTATCGAAGTGCCTTTGTTCGATGAACCGATGAAGCTGGCGGTGTATTCCGATCACCCGTGGGCGCAGCGCGAGCGCGTGGCGATGCCGGATTTGGCGGGAGAGAAGCTGCTGATGCTGGAGGATGGCCACTGTCTGCGCGATCAGGCGATGGGCTTCTGCTTCCAGGCGGGCGCGGACGAAGATACTCACTTCCGCGCCACCAGTCTGGAAACGCTGCGCAATATGGTCGCGGCCGGCAGCGGCATTACCCTGCTGCCGTCACTGGCGGTGCCGCCGCAGCGCGAACGCGACGGCGTCTGCTATCTGGATTGCTACAAGCCGGAGCCGAAGCGCACCATCGCGTTGGTGTATCGCCCCGGTTCCCCACTGCGCAGCCGTTATGAACAGTTGGCCGAAGCGATCCGCGAGCACATGCAGGGTTACATCGACAACGCGTTAAAACAGGCGGTTTAA
- the sthA gene encoding Si-specific NAD(P)(+) transhydrogenase translates to MQQHYQFDAIVIGSGPGGEGAAMGLVKQGARVAVIERYNNVGGGCTHWGTIPSKALRHAVSRIIEFNQNPLYNNSRTLSATFPDILRHADNVISQQTRMRQGFYERNQCKLFAGDARFIDANTVSVSYMDGTQDTIRADHIVIACGSRPYHPASVDFNHPRIYDSDSILELSHEPRHVIIYGAGVIGCEYASIFRGLNVKVDLINTRDRLLAFLDQEMSDSLSYHFWNNGVVIRHNEEFEKIEGTEDGVIVHLKSGKKVKADCLLYANGRTGNTDSLGLENVGLESDSRGLLKVNSMYQTALSHIYAVGDVIGYPSLASAAYDQGRIAAQAIASGEASGHLIEDIPTGIYTIPEISSVGKTEQELTAMKVPYEVGRAQFKHLARAQIAGMNVGSLKILFHRDTLQILGIHCFGERAAEIIHIGQAIMEQKGEGNTIEYFVNTTFNYPTMAEAYRVAALNGLNRLF, encoded by the coding sequence ATGCAACAGCACTATCAATTTGATGCCATTGTGATTGGCTCGGGCCCTGGTGGTGAAGGTGCCGCCATGGGGCTGGTGAAACAGGGTGCCCGCGTGGCCGTTATCGAACGGTACAACAACGTAGGCGGCGGATGTACCCACTGGGGCACCATCCCTTCCAAAGCCCTCCGCCACGCCGTCAGCCGCATTATCGAATTCAACCAGAACCCGCTTTACAACAACTCGCGCACACTCAGCGCGACCTTCCCTGACATTTTACGCCACGCCGATAACGTCATCAGCCAGCAGACCCGCATGCGCCAAGGCTTCTATGAGCGGAACCAGTGCAAACTGTTCGCCGGCGACGCGCGCTTCATCGACGCCAACACCGTTAGCGTCAGCTATATGGACGGCACCCAGGACACCATCCGCGCCGACCACATCGTGATCGCCTGCGGCTCGCGCCCTTACCATCCGGCCAGCGTCGATTTCAATCACCCGCGCATCTACGACAGCGACTCCATTCTCGAGCTGAGTCATGAACCGCGCCACGTGATCATTTACGGCGCCGGGGTGATCGGCTGCGAGTATGCGTCTATCTTCCGCGGCCTGAACGTCAAGGTGGATCTGATCAACACCCGCGATCGCCTGCTGGCGTTCCTCGATCAGGAGATGTCGGATTCGCTCTCTTACCACTTCTGGAACAACGGCGTGGTGATCCGCCACAACGAGGAGTTCGAGAAGATTGAAGGCACCGAAGACGGCGTGATCGTGCACCTGAAGTCCGGCAAGAAGGTGAAAGCGGACTGCCTGCTGTACGCCAACGGCCGTACCGGCAACACCGACTCGCTGGGCTTGGAAAACGTCGGCCTGGAATCGGACAGCCGCGGGCTGCTGAAGGTGAACAGCATGTACCAAACCGCGCTGTCGCACATCTACGCGGTCGGTGACGTGATCGGCTATCCGAGCCTGGCTTCCGCCGCCTACGATCAGGGTCGCATCGCCGCGCAGGCGATTGCTTCCGGCGAAGCCAGCGGTCACTTAATCGAAGATATCCCGACCGGCATCTACACCATTCCGGAAATCAGCTCCGTCGGCAAAACCGAGCAGGAACTGACGGCGATGAAGGTGCCGTATGAAGTGGGCCGCGCCCAGTTCAAACATCTGGCGCGTGCGCAGATCGCCGGGATGAACGTCGGCAGCCTGAAGATCCTGTTCCATCGCGACACCCTGCAGATCCTCGGGATCCACTGCTTCGGCGAGCGTGCGGCGGAGATCATCCACATCGGCCAGGCGATCATGGAACAGAAAGGTGAAGGCAATACTATCGAGTATTTCGTTAATACGACCTTCAACTATCCGACCATGGCCGAAGCCTACCGGGTGGCGGCGCTTAACGGCTTAAACCGCCTGTTTTAA
- a CDS encoding YijD family membrane protein, which produces MEKPGRENGTLLLALIAGLSINGSFAALFSSVVPFSIFPLIALVLAVYCLHQRYLNRAMPDGMPKLAAACFLLGLLMYSAIVRAEYPQIGSNFLPSVICVALVLWIGVKLKARKAPDAPTQES; this is translated from the coding sequence ATGGAAAAACCAGGCCGTGAAAATGGCACCTTACTGCTGGCGTTGATTGCCGGCCTTTCGATCAACGGTTCCTTTGCCGCGCTGTTCAGCTCGGTAGTGCCGTTTTCGATCTTCCCGCTGATCGCATTGGTGCTGGCGGTGTACTGCCTGCATCAGCGTTACCTGAACCGCGCCATGCCGGACGGCATGCCGAAGCTGGCGGCGGCCTGCTTCCTGCTGGGGCTGCTGATGTACAGCGCCATCGTGCGCGCCGAATACCCGCAGATCGGTTCCAACTTCCTGCCGTCGGTAATCTGCGTGGCGCTGGTGCTGTGGATCGGGGTCAAGCTGAAGGCGCGCAAGGCGCCGGATGCGCCGACTCAAGAGTCGTAA
- a CDS encoding type II toxin-antitoxin system HicB family antitoxin: MEKHEHYTYRITWSAEDREYVGLCAEFPSLSWLAATRTGALEGIEKVVSETIADMLAQGETPPQALAEKNFSGKLVLRMTPEQHRRLAIGAMEEGVSLNRYLCARLAG; the protein is encoded by the coding sequence ATGGAAAAGCATGAGCACTATACCTATCGCATCACCTGGTCAGCGGAAGATCGTGAATATGTCGGGCTGTGCGCCGAATTCCCCTCGCTGTCCTGGCTGGCCGCCACGCGTACCGGCGCACTGGAGGGTATCGAAAAAGTGGTGAGCGAAACAATCGCCGACATGCTGGCGCAAGGCGAAACGCCCCCGCAGGCGCTGGCGGAAAAAAACTTCAGCGGAAAACTGGTGTTGCGCATGACGCCGGAACAGCATCGGCGGCTGGCGATCGGCGCGATGGAGGAAGGCGTGAGCCTGAACCGTTATCTGTGCGCACGCCTGGCGGGGTAA